In the genome of Chloroflexota bacterium, one region contains:
- a CDS encoding neutral/alkaline non-lysosomal ceramidase N-terminal domain-containing protein, with protein sequence MLHAGVGRTTLTPPLGTPLIGYGGREQGADSVRDDIYATSLVLSDGATTVALVTCDLCALPMQQVRYAQRLIQERTGIPPEHVLLNTSHAHAGPLTTYNEETPESLRQVVVALLDAIAESVVQAAAALVPCQIAAGKGSVHASINRRARNGYSDAFTPEFPEGTVDPALDVVRIDGVDGTPLAVLTSYACHLVALRPPSHAISADFVCALRETVEPGVGAPLLFAQGAAGNLVPIGPDMEMEERLNLTGQMLGAEALRVYASLGAEASRHLESPAAPTADTPISHEPCAAPGGEEVQASESTTSPSTEAHRPNSSRSARSLGVSELPSSTSGKSNPPPRPALAAASEVLLLDLWTDQPPLADAGRSHQTFPYLTPPLVNGKVECAVQALRIGDVAIVGVAGEAFVEIGLTVKARSPVPHTIFLGYTNGCLGYIPTAAAYPAGGYEVHRAHAVYRLPNTIAPDSASIIISACQELLARMRINPVYVP encoded by the coding sequence ATGCTTCACGCCGGTGTCGGACGCACAACCCTCACACCCCCGCTTGGCACGCCGCTCATCGGCTACGGCGGACGCGAGCAGGGCGCGGACTCCGTGCGTGACGACATCTACGCGACGTCATTGGTGCTCTCGGACGGTGCTACAACCGTAGCCCTCGTCACCTGCGACCTCTGCGCGCTGCCCATGCAGCAGGTGCGCTACGCGCAACGGCTGATCCAGGAGCGCACCGGCATCCCGCCCGAACATGTATTGCTCAACACCTCTCACGCCCACGCGGGACCACTCACAACGTACAACGAGGAAACTCCTGAGAGCCTGCGTCAAGTAGTGGTTGCGCTGCTTGACGCAATTGCGGAGTCGGTCGTCCAAGCCGCGGCGGCGCTCGTGCCGTGCCAAATTGCGGCGGGCAAAGGATCTGTGCACGCGAGCATCAACCGGCGCGCCCGCAACGGCTACAGCGATGCCTTCACGCCGGAGTTCCCCGAGGGCACGGTGGACCCGGCCCTGGACGTGGTGCGCATTGATGGGGTTGACGGTACGCCGCTGGCCGTTCTCACGAGCTACGCCTGCCATCTGGTGGCGCTGCGCCCGCCGAGCCATGCCATTTCCGCGGACTTCGTCTGCGCCCTGCGGGAGACCGTTGAGCCGGGGGTCGGCGCGCCGCTGCTCTTCGCCCAAGGCGCTGCCGGCAACCTGGTGCCTATCGGCCCTGACATGGAGATGGAAGAGCGGCTCAATCTAACCGGGCAAATGCTTGGCGCGGAAGCCCTGCGGGTGTACGCATCGCTTGGCGCGGAAGCCTCTCGCCATCTCGAATCACCTGCTGCGCCCACCGCGGACACTCCTATTTCTCACGAGCCCTGCGCAGCGCCCGGCGGGGAAGAAGTCCAGGCAAGCGAATCAACCACTTCGCCAAGCACGGAAGCACATCGGCCCAACAGTTCGCGTAGCGCGAGATCCCTCGGCGTGTCCGAACTGCCTTCATCCACCAGCGGCAAATCCAACCCACCGCCGCGTCCGGCGCTCGCCGCCGCGTCCGAGGTCCTCTTACTCGATCTCTGGACGGACCAGCCACCCCTTGCAGACGCGGGACGCTCACATCAGACGTTCCCGTACCTCACCCCGCCGCTCGTCAACGGCAAGGTGGAATGCGCCGTGCAAGCCCTGCGCATTGGCGACGTGGCGATCGTAGGTGTTGCCGGCGAAGCCTTCGTCGAAATCGGCCTGACCGTGAAAGCGCGCTCGCCCGTCCCCCACACCATCTTCCTCGGCTACACCAACGGCTGCCTGGGCTATATCCCCACCGCCGCCGCTTATCCCGCCGGCGGCTACGAGGTCCACCGTGCCCACGCGGTGTATCGCCTGCCCAATACCATAGCACCAGATAGCGCGAGTATAATCATCTCCGCCTGCCAAGAACTCCTTGCTAGAATGAGAATAAATCCCGTATACGTCCCCTAG